The Vallitalea okinawensis nucleotide sequence TGATGATGCATCTTGATAGTCAAAATCTTTATAGAGCATATTTGTTACACCGTCTACCCGCAAGCCATCTACATGAAATTGTTCCAACCAATAATAAGCATTTGATAGTAGAAAACTAACAACTTCTTTTCTAGAAAAATCAAAGTTAACAGTACCCCATTGTGGATGATCAATTACGCCATAGAGCCATGTGCCATCAAAGAGGTGCAACCCGTGTGCATCCTTACAGAAATGACCAGGAACCCAATCGATAAAAACGCCCACATTATTAAGGTGGCATTGATTAACAAAGTGCTTAAAGCCTTCTAAAGCACCGTATCGACCTGATAATGCAAAATAGCCTGTTTGTTGATAACCCCATGAGCCGTCAAAGGGATGTTCCATAATTGGAAGGAGCTCTATATGCGTATATCCCATTTCTTTGACATAAGGAATCAGCTCATTTGTTATGGCGTAAAAGTCTAGAAAGTCTTCTCCTTCAAGTTTCCATGAGCCTAAATGAACTTCGTAAATATTGATAGGTTGATTATAGGGTGCAGCTTCTTTCCTTTGATTAATCCATAACTGATCATCCCATTGGAATTTATTAAGACCATGAATGATAGACGCTGTTAAAGGTCTTTTTTCAGCTGAAAATCCAAAAGGGTCAGATTTATAGAGAATAGTGTTACCTGTAAAAATCTTATACTTGTATGGAGTGCCTACTTTTATATTCTCAAAAAATCCAATCCAGACACCAGTCGATCCAAGTTCTGTCAGAAAATGATTTTCACCTTTCCAACGGTTAAAATCACCAATGACTTCAATACGATCAGCATTTGGTGCCCATACTGCGAAGCGACAACCGACGATATCGCCTTTTTCATAGGGATGTGCACCTAAAATATAATAGCTTTTATAGGACTTGCCGTGATTAAAAAGGTATATGTCTTCCTCAAATTCTTGAAGATAATCCATAATGATACCTCCTTTCTCTTTGGATTGAGTAATAAGAGAAATCCCCTTACTAAATATATATAAAGGGAATATACAAAATATTAATCAAATCTATGAATAATTGGACAAGAATTTAGAATAAATATTTAGTATAGGTAAATTCATACAATTATGAAAGGCAAATGGCTAGTTTTTATACATTTGAAGTAGGGATAGAAAAAGAAAGGGATAAAGATCCTGTCATTTTGACATAAAAAAAAGAAGTGAAGTATAAAAAAATCTCCTGTCTGTTAGAAATTACAGATAGGAGATTCATCTTTAAATTATATAAATTGGTTGATATTATCTTTGTAGTCAATTAATCATGTGTTGCTTTGCCGTCTCCAGAGATAGGGATGACATCACCTAAATAAGTTGGTTCTGGTTTAAGGATATTAACATAGGCAAAGTCTTTCAAACGTGCAAGTGATTCTCTAAATTTATAATAAGCCATCTTAGGATAGATGTATCGATCTGAAGGAATGCCATATGCTTCTATACCCATCTGTCGTGCTATATATACAGCTCGTTTGAGATGATAGTCCTGAGTAATAATGATTATACTATCCACATCAAAAATTTCCTTAGCACGATACATACTTTCATAAGTACTGAAACCAGCATGGTCCATAAATATTTGCTCAGTCGGGACGCCTTCTTCTTCAGCGTAACTTTTCATAGAATTAACTTCATCATAGTTCTTTTGTCCATGATCACCACTTAAGAGTAATTTATCTGACATACCATTGTCATAGGCATCTAGACCGATAATCATCCGATCTTCAAGCATAGTGGATAATCGACCATCAGTATATACAAATGCACCAAGAACCATTATTGCGTCTACATTCATGTCATCTTCGATATCAATGATATACTTGTTAGCTTCATTGATCATAATTAAATTAATAGTTAGGTATGTACCAATACCTAGAACAAAGAGGACGAATAGACTAAGAATAATCTTTTTCAATCTTTTTTTTATTTCGTTCACCACCTTCCAACCTTTTTCTATATAAAATTATATATGATTACATCGAAAACGTCTAGATGATCTATAGAAAATGGAATTATATTTACTTTACATTTAAATGACATGTAGATAAAAGAGTGCCTATATTATTTAATTGAACTTATATCAATTAAATGATAAAATAAAGTAGATTATAAGGAAGCAATCTACAGGTTTTTCTGGAATATCAAACCTGATGAGAAGGTTCAGAAGAAAGAGAGTGGAGTGCGATGATGAACAATCAAAATGATTCAAAAGAAATATTTACTAGTGGCTATAATTGTTGTCAAACTGTCCTAGTTAAATACTGTGAAGAGCATGGTTTAGATGCTCACTCAGCTCTAAAAATAGCCTCTTGCTTTGGAGGAGGAATGGCAAAAGGACATATTTGTGGTGTTGTGACAGGAGCATTAATGGTCCTAGGTCTTAATCATGGTTATGTAAGTAATGAAGCACAAGAGCAAAAACAGATTGCCAAAACCTATGCTAAGGATTTACAAGATGCATTTATCAAAGAATTTGGTACACTTCACTGCAAAGAACTATTAGGCTGTGATACATCGACACCTGAAGGTAAAGATGAAGCTCTTAAACTTGGTTTGTTTGAAACAAAGTGTCCACGATACATAGAATTTACGATAGAATATTTAGAAGAAGTTTTAGACAGTTAATCTATTATATAAGTTGAATTAAATAATTACTATAAATCCAGTAATTATTTAGAACTATTCATCTTATAAATTAAGTTATATATATTGAACTAAGGAAAAAATATCTGCAATGTATAGGTCAGTATATATAGTCATTGGAGGTTTAATATGCATTATTACATCATTACAGGTACATCAAAAGGTCTAGGTGAAGCAATAGCTAGAAGTTTATTAGAAGACGATCATTATCTTTTCTGTATTTCTAGACAAAAGAATAATCAGCTTATTGGTGCAGCTTATTCGAAAGATGTTGAGTTAAACTATTATATTCAAGATCTTCAAGATCACAATGGTCTACAATATACTTTTAAAGAAATTGTTAATAAAATTGATATGAATCAAGCTAAGTCTATAACACTCATCAACAATGCAGCTATGATTCATCCAATTAAGAGGGTTGAATCCTGTACATATACTGAGATTGATCAACATTTAGCTGTCAATCTAGGTGCTCCTATGATGCTTTCATCCATGTTTATCGATTTTACAAAAAAAGCAGATGTGCGTAAACGGATCATCAACATAACTTCTGGAGCTGCTAATAAACCATTCTACGGGTGGAGTAATTATTGTAGTGGGAAAGCTGCTTTAGATATGTTTACAAAGTGTGTTGCTGAGGAACAGAAAAACACAGTCAATCCAGTTCATATTTTAGGTTTTTCACCAGGAATTATGGATACCACCATGCAGCAGCAAATAAGAAACGTTGAAGAAGAGAATTTCATAAGAGTAGAAGAATTTAAGAATTTCAAAGAACAAGAGCTTTTACGTACTCCTGAGTTTGTCGCTAAGCAGTTAATATTATTGATGCAACAAGATATAACTTCAGGAAGTGTGGTAGATATTAAAGAATTAGTTTAAAAGGTACTTTCTAGCAGCTATATGATTTTATAGCTGCTATTTCTTT carries:
- a CDS encoding (S)-benzoin forming benzil reductase, giving the protein MHYYIITGTSKGLGEAIARSLLEDDHYLFCISRQKNNQLIGAAYSKDVELNYYIQDLQDHNGLQYTFKEIVNKIDMNQAKSITLINNAAMIHPIKRVESCTYTEIDQHLAVNLGAPMMLSSMFIDFTKKADVRKRIINITSGAANKPFYGWSNYCSGKAALDMFTKCVAEEQKNTVNPVHILGFSPGIMDTTMQQQIRNVEEENFIRVEEFKNFKEQELLRTPEFVAKQLILLMQQDITSGSVVDIKELV
- the glgB gene encoding 1,4-alpha-glucan branching protein GlgB, whose product is MDYLQEFEEDIYLFNHGKSYKSYYILGAHPYEKGDIVGCRFAVWAPNADRIEVIGDFNRWKGENHFLTELGSTGVWIGFFENIKVGTPYKYKIFTGNTILYKSDPFGFSAEKRPLTASIIHGLNKFQWDDQLWINQRKEAAPYNQPINIYEVHLGSWKLEGEDFLDFYAITNELIPYVKEMGYTHIELLPIMEHPFDGSWGYQQTGYFALSGRYGALEGFKHFVNQCHLNNVGVFIDWVPGHFCKDAHGLHLFDGTWLYGVIDHPQWGTVNFDFSRKEVVSFLLSNAYYWLEQFHVDGLRVDGVTNMLYKDFDYQDASSLDCKFLDDNICNIHAVAFLRSLNEIIFRDFPGILMMAEESTTWPLVTSPTNHDGLGFNYKWDMGWMNDTLHYMETSPEFRKEEHHRITFSMHYAFSENFICSLSHDEVVHGKKSLINKMPGGYEEKFSNLRLLYCYMMFHPGKKLLFMGGEFAQFIEWRYGESLDWHLLDYPTHKAFHHFVKELNHLYISQPALWEIDHSWEGFQWIEVDDKERSCYTFLRKGLTDQLLICINFSKNQYKDYEMNLPDKYDIQLLFTTEKDLKDCQWEVISKIFIMEMNPLSCYCFQLTPLQTKDFSTIPKEVSKHDY
- a CDS encoding SanA/YdcF family protein — protein: MNEIKKRLKKIILSLFVLFVLGIGTYLTINLIMINEANKYIIDIEDDMNVDAIMVLGAFVYTDGRLSTMLEDRMIIGLDAYDNGMSDKLLLSGDHGQKNYDEVNSMKSYAEEEGVPTEQIFMDHAGFSTYESMYRAKEIFDVDSIIIITQDYHLKRAVYIARQMGIEAYGIPSDRYIYPKMAYYKFRESLARLKDFAYVNILKPEPTYLGDVIPISGDGKATHD
- a CDS encoding C-GCAxxG-C-C family protein, whose translation is MNNQNDSKEIFTSGYNCCQTVLVKYCEEHGLDAHSALKIASCFGGGMAKGHICGVVTGALMVLGLNHGYVSNEAQEQKQIAKTYAKDLQDAFIKEFGTLHCKELLGCDTSTPEGKDEALKLGLFETKCPRYIEFTIEYLEEVLDS